The following coding sequences are from one Novosphingobium sp. KACC 22771 window:
- a CDS encoding peptidylprolyl isomerase, giving the protein MRKKIVLLAAFAVSAAPMAMAATPEKPTAQKPRTRPSAEIIKAAPASDWQKIDPADLLVMTLAPDAAGKARQVIIQLLPPPFSQGWIGNMRKLATAHWWDGGAVYRVQDNWVAQFGDPDEDTPQAKPLPAGLSKVPESEYEVPIPATGPGLKLFTPSIEAKRKAVQAQTALLVKYGSIEKIPAAEFAKSQEAVERGDSYAMGTGLYQGWPVAYGSESLWPVHCYATVGVGRNNSPDTGTGAELYAAIGTPPRQLDRNIAVVGRVIEGIEHLSSLPRAPGNGMYNDKAKNTPILSIRLGSELPPAQQPHFEYLSSASASFRDYVNARANRRDDFIIYSPGNADICNIPIPIRRQG; this is encoded by the coding sequence ATGCGCAAAAAGATCGTCCTGCTCGCTGCCTTTGCCGTTTCCGCCGCGCCGATGGCCATGGCGGCCACGCCGGAAAAACCCACAGCGCAAAAACCCAGAACCCGCCCCAGCGCGGAGATCATCAAAGCCGCCCCGGCCAGCGACTGGCAGAAGATTGATCCGGCCGATCTGTTGGTGATGACGCTGGCGCCCGATGCGGCGGGCAAGGCGCGGCAGGTGATCATCCAGCTTTTGCCCCCACCTTTTTCGCAAGGCTGGATCGGCAATATGCGCAAGCTGGCCACAGCGCATTGGTGGGATGGCGGCGCGGTCTATCGGGTTCAGGACAATTGGGTCGCGCAATTTGGCGATCCCGATGAGGATACGCCGCAGGCCAAGCCTTTGCCTGCGGGCCTGAGCAAGGTGCCGGAAAGCGAGTATGAAGTGCCAATACCAGCCACTGGCCCGGGTCTGAAATTATTCACCCCCTCGATAGAAGCCAAACGTAAAGCCGTGCAAGCTCAGACGGCCCTGCTCGTAAAATACGGATCCATTGAAAAAATCCCCGCCGCCGAATTCGCGAAATCTCAAGAGGCCGTTGAAAGGGGCGATTCCTATGCGATGGGAACTGGTTTGTATCAGGGCTGGCCTGTTGCCTATGGATCAGAAAGCCTCTGGCCCGTCCATTGCTATGCCACCGTCGGGGTTGGTCGCAACAATTCGCCCGACACCGGCACCGGGGCCGAGCTTTACGCCGCAATCGGCACGCCCCCGCGCCAGCTTGACCGCAACATCGCGGTGGTGGGGCGAGTGATCGAGGGGATCGAGCATCTCTCATCGCTGCCCCGCGCGCCGGGCAACGGCATGTATAATGACAAGGCGAAAAACACCCCGATCCTCTCGATCCGGCTTGGCAGCGAATTGCCACCCGCGCAGCAGCCGCATTTCGAATATCTCTCCAGCGCCAGCGCCTCATTCCGCGATTACGTGAACGCGCGGGCCAACCGGCGCGACGATTTCATCATCTATTCGCCCGGCAACGCCGACATCTGCAACATCCCGATTCCCATCCGCCGCCAGGGATGA
- a CDS encoding tyrosine-type recombinase/integrase: MGRLSATFVKADRAPGRYADGGGLYLVVAPGGSKAWVCRVQKRGRRRDIGLGSTKKVTLAQARVEAAKVRSQIEAGLDPVRERVKEAGIPTFREAAALVYAEHHASWKNKKHAAQWLTTLTTYAFPHIGDMSVSLIEGQHVRDALMPIWLSKQETARRVRQRISMVIDWAVAKGYREHALAMAALNKSLPKAKRKVEHQAALPYDQVPAFMKSLRSRESVGRLAFEMLVLTALRSGEIRGAVWSEIDLKEKLWTIPAERMKAGEEHVVPLSEDALKVLEKAAVYRRATDELVFPGTRRDSQLSDMTLTKICRDMKVKAVPHGFRSSFRDWVSEETDFENEIAEMALAHTIGNKVEAAYRRGKLLEKRKVMMATWADYCMGRPVMLTRIARVEKAEQSGEADKAQEAGDA; encoded by the coding sequence ATGGGCCGTCTCAGCGCCACTTTCGTCAAGGCTGATCGGGCGCCGGGGCGCTATGCTGATGGGGGCGGACTTTACCTCGTCGTCGCGCCCGGTGGCAGCAAGGCCTGGGTCTGCCGAGTGCAGAAAAGAGGGCGGCGGCGCGACATTGGCCTGGGCAGCACGAAGAAGGTAACGCTGGCGCAGGCCCGCGTCGAGGCGGCCAAAGTGCGCAGCCAGATCGAGGCGGGGCTGGACCCGGTGCGCGAGCGGGTGAAGGAAGCGGGCATCCCGACTTTCCGCGAGGCGGCGGCGCTGGTCTATGCCGAGCATCACGCCAGTTGGAAGAACAAGAAGCACGCCGCCCAGTGGCTGACGACGCTGACTACCTATGCCTTCCCGCATATTGGCGACATGTCGGTTTCTCTGATCGAGGGGCAGCATGTGCGCGATGCGCTGATGCCGATCTGGCTGAGCAAACAGGAGACGGCACGGCGCGTGCGGCAGCGCATCTCCATGGTGATCGATTGGGCGGTGGCCAAGGGCTATCGCGAACACGCGCTGGCGATGGCGGCGCTCAACAAATCGCTGCCCAAGGCCAAGCGCAAGGTCGAGCATCAGGCGGCGCTGCCCTACGATCAGGTGCCGGCTTTCATGAAAAGCCTACGGTCGCGGGAGAGCGTGGGGCGGCTGGCGTTCGAGATGCTGGTGCTGACGGCCCTGCGGTCGGGCGAGATTCGCGGCGCGGTGTGGAGCGAGATCGACCTCAAGGAAAAGCTCTGGACCATCCCCGCCGAGCGCATGAAGGCGGGCGAGGAGCATGTCGTGCCGCTGAGCGAGGATGCGCTGAAAGTGCTGGAAAAGGCGGCGGTCTATCGCCGCGCGACCGATGAGCTGGTCTTCCCCGGCACGCGCCGGGATTCGCAATTGAGCGACATGACGCTGACCAAGATCTGCCGCGATATGAAGGTGAAGGCGGTGCCGCATGGCTTCCGCTCGTCCTTCCGCGACTGGGTCAGCGAGGAGACCGATTTCGAGAACGAGATCGCCGAAATGGCGCTGGCCCACACCATCGGCAACAAGGTCGAGGCCGCCTATCGCCGCGGCAAGCTGCTGGAAAAGCGCAAGGTGATGATGGCGACCTGGGCCGACTACTGCATGGGCCGCCCGGTGATGCTGACGCGAATCGCGCGGGTGGAGAAGGCGGAGCAGTCTGGTGAAGCCGACAAGGCGCAGGAGGCTGGCGATGCGTGA
- a CDS encoding DUF262 domain-containing protein: MKPNSRSIIELFDDKRRYLIPLYQRQYAWQVEPQLRLLWEDIMRAYKKLIAGRASLSPHFMGAMVISQIDTSGREVRAFEVIDGQQRLSTFQLLLAALRDVASANGSGYADEIRKYLLNDGIMQEPARERYKVWPSLLDRRAFVSVIDPSADLDQIGKPASDEEGHVRKSVAAHAWFRAQIEAFVGKGETYDEEVLEKLFETLKDGLAVVSIELERGDDPQTIFETLNSRGVDLTPGDLMRNFIFQRAKGLGQSQAELNVDALYEKHWQPLDGHFWQQQSYRGRLGAQRLDWMLIDHLSMKKADIVSKDALFDGYRRWISDAQPFDTVEQELEAISASAAVERKIFEQDKDDVIGRFGRFAEAFDVSTVFPLVVYLATEADLGEQLAEALAMLESYILRRDICGLPTGAYNRFFVGAIDRLRQAEGSKVEALYSWLSSRGSQTDRWPKDDEWRLGWLGRDQYKNNRQPRLRYIFERIEHAKRVALSEHIEFKFTPSVEHIMPQKWQTHWPVPGFEHVSPGEYDFDKATAETRREGCINKLGNLTLITSPLNSSVSNGPFSEKMPALRAHSSLKLNRELNDFQHWDEDCVATRGAALFDVAKAVWIAPKQGLEAFPEFGHPGANGGMPKEGTACSFTYNGKDHFGVIKQQALHIDGFEQPFTSFSAASVAVTGTQRNGWRDWYLRAADGTWVLADEWRSRAGAETEAGLA, from the coding sequence GTGAAGCCCAATTCCCGATCGATCATCGAGCTGTTTGACGACAAACGCCGCTATCTTATTCCCCTCTATCAGCGCCAATATGCTTGGCAGGTAGAGCCGCAACTTCGATTGCTTTGGGAAGATATCATGCGGGCCTACAAAAAGCTCATTGCAGGCAGGGCTTCGCTTTCACCCCATTTCATGGGGGCGATGGTGATTTCGCAAATCGATACCAGCGGTAGAGAAGTCCGGGCTTTTGAAGTGATCGATGGCCAGCAGCGTCTATCGACATTCCAGTTGCTGCTTGCGGCTCTGCGTGACGTGGCCAGCGCCAATGGGTCAGGCTATGCCGACGAAATCCGCAAATACCTGCTCAACGATGGGATTATGCAGGAACCGGCACGCGAACGATACAAGGTCTGGCCCTCGCTTTTGGACCGCCGCGCCTTCGTGAGTGTTATCGATCCCTCTGCCGATCTTGACCAGATCGGCAAGCCCGCATCTGACGAAGAGGGGCATGTCCGTAAATCTGTCGCTGCACATGCCTGGTTTCGCGCCCAGATCGAGGCCTTTGTAGGAAAAGGCGAAACCTATGACGAAGAGGTCCTGGAAAAGCTCTTCGAGACGCTCAAGGATGGGCTCGCTGTCGTGTCTATCGAACTGGAGCGGGGTGACGATCCCCAGACCATTTTCGAGACGTTGAACAGCCGAGGCGTTGATCTGACGCCTGGTGACCTTATGCGGAATTTCATCTTCCAGCGCGCCAAGGGGCTGGGCCAGTCCCAAGCTGAACTGAATGTCGATGCTCTTTATGAAAAGCACTGGCAGCCTCTCGACGGCCATTTCTGGCAGCAACAATCCTATCGGGGCCGCCTTGGTGCGCAAAGGCTCGACTGGATGCTGATCGACCACTTGTCGATGAAAAAGGCTGATATTGTCTCTAAGGATGCCCTGTTTGACGGCTACCGCCGCTGGATCAGTGACGCGCAGCCGTTTGATACGGTCGAGCAGGAACTTGAGGCGATTTCCGCTTCCGCTGCGGTTGAACGCAAAATTTTCGAGCAAGACAAAGACGATGTAATTGGCCGCTTCGGGCGCTTCGCCGAGGCGTTCGATGTTTCGACCGTCTTCCCATTGGTGGTGTATCTTGCCACCGAAGCGGACTTGGGAGAACAATTGGCCGAGGCGCTCGCCATGCTGGAAAGCTACATCCTGCGCCGCGACATCTGTGGCTTGCCGACCGGCGCATATAACAGATTCTTCGTTGGGGCGATCGACCGGCTTCGGCAAGCCGAGGGCTCAAAGGTCGAAGCGCTTTATTCCTGGCTATCATCGCGCGGCTCGCAAACGGATCGTTGGCCCAAGGATGATGAGTGGCGGCTCGGATGGCTGGGCCGTGATCAATACAAAAACAACCGCCAACCCCGCCTGCGCTATATCTTTGAGCGGATTGAGCACGCCAAAAGGGTCGCGCTGTCGGAACACATTGAGTTCAAATTCACCCCTTCGGTCGAGCACATCATGCCGCAGAAATGGCAAACGCATTGGCCTGTGCCCGGATTTGAACACGTTTCACCTGGCGAGTATGATTTTGACAAGGCAACCGCCGAAACCAGGCGCGAGGGCTGCATCAACAAGCTGGGCAATCTTACGCTCATTACATCGCCGCTGAATTCCTCGGTATCGAACGGGCCTTTCTCTGAGAAAATGCCCGCGCTGCGCGCCCATTCGAGCCTCAAGCTCAATCGCGAACTCAATGATTTTCAGCACTGGGACGAAGACTGTGTAGCCACGCGTGGGGCCGCACTATTCGATGTGGCCAAGGCGGTCTGGATCGCGCCGAAGCAGGGGCTGGAAGCATTCCCGGAGTTTGGCCATCCAGGTGCAAACGGTGGCATGCCAAAAGAGGGCACTGCCTGTTCCTTCACTTACAATGGGAAGGATCATTTCGGCGTCATCAAGCAGCAGGCCCTTCATATCGATGGCTTCGAGCAGCCATTCACTTCATTTTCAGCCGCATCGGTCGCAGTCACGGGAACACAGCGTAATGGTTGGCGGGATTGGTATCTTCGCGCGGCAGATGGGACTTGGGTCCTCGCCGACGAGTGGCGCTCGCGGGCGGGGGCGGAAACAGAGGCTGGCCTTGCTTGA